In Bacillus cereus ATCC 14579, a single window of DNA contains:
- a CDS encoding 2-hydroxycarboxylate transporter family protein, with product MGIQKNVEAVSFSEGNEVQRESFASKIMNVKIGVIPLPLYVVLAAIIYGASVYNKLPADMIGGFAVIMIMGIFLGDIGMRIPILKNIGGPAILSLFIPSLLVFFNWMNPASMEAATMLMKKSNFLYLYISCLVVGSILGMNRKVLVQGFVRMFIPLVVGTLASVAVGLLVGSLFGFEMKHTFFFIIVPIVSGGIGEGILPLSLAYSDILNESSATFVSQLIPAAIIGNMFAIVSAGYMKRLGEKKPELSGNGVLVKTDNQAELLKEQNTEKPIDFSLMGAGLLIACTFFIFGGFASKFIGIPGAIIMIFSAALVKYFKLMPAKMEQGAFHLYKFISKNLTWPLMVGLGLLYIPLKDVAAVLSVGYVVVCASVVLTMVASGFLVGKVMKMYPVESAIVTGCHSGLGGTGDVAILSASNRMELMPFAQISTRLGGAAMVVTATILLKMFS from the coding sequence ATGGGAATTCAAAAGAATGTGGAAGCGGTATCATTTTCTGAAGGAAATGAAGTACAAAGAGAATCTTTCGCTTCTAAAATTATGAATGTAAAAATCGGTGTTATACCTTTACCGTTATATGTAGTATTGGCTGCTATTATTTATGGGGCATCTGTATATAATAAATTGCCAGCAGATATGATTGGTGGATTTGCAGTTATTATGATCATGGGGATTTTCTTAGGCGATATTGGGATGAGAATTCCAATTTTAAAAAATATCGGCGGTCCAGCAATACTTTCGTTATTTATTCCATCATTACTTGTATTTTTTAACTGGATGAATCCAGCTTCAATGGAAGCTGCGACTATGTTAATGAAAAAATCGAACTTTTTATATTTATATATTTCTTGTTTAGTAGTCGGAAGTATTTTAGGAATGAACCGTAAAGTGTTAGTACAAGGTTTCGTTCGCATGTTTATTCCTTTAGTAGTAGGGACGTTAGCTTCTGTAGCAGTAGGGTTATTGGTCGGTTCATTATTTGGATTTGAAATGAAGCACACATTCTTCTTTATCATCGTACCAATTGTGAGTGGTGGTATCGGGGAAGGGATTTTACCATTGTCGCTAGCTTATAGTGATATTTTAAATGAATCATCAGCGACGTTTGTATCACAGCTTATTCCAGCAGCTATTATTGGAAATATGTTCGCAATTGTAAGTGCAGGGTATATGAAGCGTTTAGGTGAGAAGAAACCGGAGCTTAGTGGTAACGGTGTATTAGTGAAAACAGACAATCAAGCAGAATTATTAAAAGAACAAAATACAGAGAAGCCAATTGACTTCTCATTAATGGGAGCAGGTTTATTAATTGCGTGTACGTTCTTCATCTTTGGAGGATTTGCTTCTAAGTTCATCGGTATTCCTGGGGCAATCATTATGATTTTCTCAGCAGCACTTGTGAAATACTTTAAATTAATGCCAGCAAAAATGGAGCAAGGAGCATTCCATTTATATAAATTTATTTCGAAGAATTTAACTTGGCCTTTAATGGTTGGATTAGGATTGCTATATATTCCGTTAAAAGACGTAGCAGCAGTTCTTTCAGTAGGATATGTTGTTGTGTGCGCATCGGTTGTTCTTACAATGGTAGCATCAGGTTTTCTTGTAGGGAAAGTGATGAAGATGTATCCAGTTGAATCGGCGATTGTAACTGGATGTCATAGCGGTTTAGGCGGAACTGGAGATGTTGCTATTTTATCGGCTTCAAATCGTATGGAATTAATGCCGTTCGCGCAAATTTCAACTCGTTTAGGCGGGGCGGCAATGGTTGTAACGGCGACAATATTATTAAAAATGTTTTCATGA
- a CDS encoding NAD(P)-dependent malic enzyme, producing MLANQINERSLLLHKELVGKIEITSKVEVNSADDLSLTYTPGVAESCKAIAADEETVYDYTARGNMVAVVSDGTAVLGLGNIGPKAAMPVMEGKSILFKKFANVDAFPLCLGTTDVDEIVTLVKNLEPTFAGINLEDIAAPRCFEIEKRLKEETNIPVFHDDQHGTAIVVLAAVINALKVVSKQMDNVKIVINGAGSAGIAIGKLLLKAGAKHITLVSLEGIVCEGETWMNEAQIEVSKKTNREHVRGTLKEAIHQADIFIGVSAPNVLTKELVQTMNEKAIVFAMANPIPEIFPEDALEAGAAVVGTGRSDYANQVNNVLAFPGIFRGALDVRATDITEEMKLAAAYGIANIITDEERNANYVIPNPLDKRVVPSVAEAVAKAAIDSGVAQITKIPRY from the coding sequence ATGTTAGCAAATCAAATTAATGAAAGATCATTGTTATTGCATAAAGAATTAGTAGGGAAAATTGAAATTACAAGTAAAGTGGAGGTAAATTCAGCGGATGATTTAAGCCTGACGTATACACCAGGTGTAGCGGAGTCGTGTAAAGCAATTGCGGCAGATGAAGAAACAGTGTATGACTATACAGCACGTGGCAATATGGTGGCAGTTGTTTCAGATGGAACAGCGGTACTCGGTTTAGGAAACATTGGACCGAAAGCGGCTATGCCTGTTATGGAAGGAAAAAGTATTTTGTTTAAGAAGTTTGCGAATGTAGATGCTTTCCCATTATGTTTAGGCACAACGGATGTAGATGAAATCGTTACCCTTGTAAAAAATTTAGAGCCTACATTTGCAGGGATTAATTTAGAAGATATTGCAGCACCGCGTTGTTTTGAAATTGAAAAACGATTAAAAGAAGAAACGAATATTCCTGTATTCCATGATGATCAACATGGAACAGCTATTGTCGTTTTAGCAGCTGTTATTAATGCATTAAAAGTTGTTAGCAAACAAATGGATAATGTGAAAATCGTTATTAACGGTGCGGGTTCGGCAGGAATTGCAATTGGAAAATTATTATTAAAGGCTGGTGCAAAGCACATTACGTTAGTTAGCCTAGAAGGTATTGTTTGTGAAGGTGAAACATGGATGAACGAAGCACAAATTGAAGTTTCAAAAAAGACAAATCGTGAACATGTGCGTGGAACGTTAAAAGAAGCAATTCACCAAGCTGATATTTTTATTGGCGTATCTGCTCCTAACGTATTAACGAAAGAACTTGTACAGACGATGAATGAGAAAGCAATTGTGTTTGCAATGGCGAATCCAATTCCAGAAATCTTCCCTGAGGATGCATTAGAGGCTGGGGCAGCTGTAGTAGGAACTGGACGTTCGGATTATGCGAATCAAGTAAATAATGTATTGGCGTTTCCCGGAATATTCCGCGGTGCGTTAGATGTGCGCGCAACTGATATTACAGAAGAGATGAAATTAGCGGCAGCATATGGGATCGCTAACATCATTACTGATGAAGAACGTAATGCGAATTATGTAATCCCGAATCCATTAGATAAAAGAGTTGTTCCAAGTGTTGCAGAAGCAGTAGCGAAAGCAGCTATTGATTCAGGCGTGGCACAAATTACGAAAATACCACGTTATTAA
- a CDS encoding DUF4871 domain-containing protein, which translates to MKKIGTMLLLSFLITGCTQTQPDSKEQKKDVIATSSTQVNAPSFFHLSVLKDVNWEETPSFVEGKMPLKGIEGKVAMADSPIIANEQNEIMWHFLDSEIPTGKLSIIALKQGSVTPTQVLFQKETSKQTWTTSNTIYSTTNELPLTMSLPSSGLWLLNIYVNEKYYDQFVITAE; encoded by the coding sequence ATGAAAAAAATCGGAACTATGCTACTTCTCTCCTTCCTCATCACTGGATGCACACAAACGCAACCGGATTCAAAAGAACAAAAAAAAGACGTAATAGCAACGTCATCCACTCAAGTGAACGCACCTTCCTTCTTTCACCTTAGTGTTTTAAAAGATGTAAATTGGGAAGAAACACCTTCTTTCGTAGAAGGAAAAATGCCTTTAAAAGGCATCGAAGGTAAAGTCGCAATGGCTGATAGTCCTATTATCGCAAATGAACAAAATGAAATAATGTGGCACTTTCTAGATTCTGAAATACCAACTGGAAAATTGTCTATTATTGCGCTAAAACAAGGATCTGTAACTCCGACACAAGTACTCTTTCAAAAAGAAACTTCCAAACAAACTTGGACTACTTCAAATACAATCTATTCTACTACAAACGAACTCCCTCTCACTATGTCACTACCTTCATCTGGATTATGGTTATTAAATATATATGTGAATGAAAAATATTATGATCAGTTTGTAATCACTGCTGAGTAA
- a CDS encoding DMT family transporter → MNNGRRIGLIMIITGATLWGLSGPMIQWLFQHTNVSSIDFLTIRLLLAGIFILSFLLIKKQNIFQIWKHPRYSIQLIIFSILGMLGAQYAFIETVHISNAVTATLFQFLGPVLITMYVAFEQRKFPASMQLFAIIAALIGTYFIITNGSIENIVLSKEAIIFGLLTAIGFAFYTLHPASLIKECGTTVVIGWGMLIGGIALLIYNRSFGWNQFSQTLTLKTFSMLILIIISGTLSFLLYIGSLKYLAATETSILSSIEPLVAAIVSITWLNESFGTYQLLGGVCIVLSVIFLTMPQKETEPTYTTEQI, encoded by the coding sequence ATGAACAATGGTAGACGTATCGGACTTATTATGATTATTACAGGGGCTACATTATGGGGATTATCTGGTCCAATGATTCAGTGGCTATTTCAGCATACTAATGTATCCTCAATTGATTTTTTAACAATTCGATTGTTGCTTGCAGGAATATTTATTTTGTCTTTCTTACTTATAAAGAAACAAAATATATTTCAAATTTGGAAACACCCTAGATATTCTATACAACTTATTATTTTTTCTATTCTCGGCATGCTCGGTGCGCAATACGCCTTTATCGAAACGGTTCATATTAGTAATGCAGTCACAGCAACGCTATTTCAATTTCTAGGTCCTGTTCTTATTACCATGTATGTTGCATTTGAACAAAGAAAATTCCCTGCTTCCATGCAACTATTCGCAATTATAGCCGCGCTAATAGGAACATACTTTATTATTACAAATGGCTCAATTGAAAATATTGTTTTATCCAAAGAAGCTATTATTTTTGGACTATTAACAGCAATCGGATTTGCATTTTATACCCTTCATCCGGCTTCTCTCATTAAAGAATGCGGGACAACTGTAGTAATTGGTTGGGGGATGTTAATCGGAGGAATTGCACTACTTATTTATAATCGTTCATTCGGGTGGAATCAATTTTCACAAACCCTTACACTAAAAACTTTTTCTATGCTTATTCTTATCATTATTAGTGGTACCCTTTCTTTCCTTCTATATATCGGTAGTCTTAAATATTTAGCAGCAACAGAAACAAGCATTTTATCTAGCATTGAACCCCTTGTAGCTGCCATCGTTTCAATCACTTGGCTAAATGAATCTTTTGGAACATATCAATTATTAGGCGGCGTATGTATCGTTCTGTCCGTTATTTTTTTGACGATGCCTCAAAAAGAAACCGAACCAACCTATACAACGGAACAAATATAA
- a CDS encoding PLP-dependent aminotransferase family protein → MLELTPNLNMNSKKALYVQLYEYIKKEIKDGSIVPFTKLPAKRKLAIHLQVSKNTVEAAYEQLLAEGYIESISRKGYFVCKIEQMAHVEDSGERIEEVPFQEKSYKFDFTQTGIDTNAFPFNMYRKIVNEIWQPHNNELLFLGHPQGEASLREEITNYLYESRGVRCSASQIVLGAGTQILVKLLFQLLKGSNYAVENPGYHRKMVVFEQGEARVQMLSLDRDGICIADLENSNANVVFVTPSHQFPYGMIMPITRRMQLLQWAKKKESRYIIEDDYDSEFRYSGKPIPALQGLDTEGKVIYMGTLSKALLPSLRMSYMVLPKKLIKKYQQQYLFYTQSVSRMDQEVIRRFLNEGYWEKHIHKMRVVYRKKRDRLVFEIEKYFSNRVEVIGEDSGLHILLKVHNGMREEELIQEAAKHSIKIYPVSTYYKDDTAPENVVLLGFAILSEEEIAKAIQLLHTAWFTRK, encoded by the coding sequence ATGTTAGAATTAACGCCTAATTTAAATATGAATAGTAAAAAGGCATTATATGTGCAATTGTATGAGTATATAAAAAAAGAGATTAAAGATGGATCAATTGTCCCTTTTACGAAATTACCGGCTAAGCGAAAGTTAGCGATACATTTACAAGTAAGTAAAAATACAGTAGAGGCAGCGTACGAACAATTACTTGCAGAAGGTTATATTGAGTCGATATCGAGAAAAGGTTATTTTGTATGCAAGATTGAGCAAATGGCTCATGTAGAGGATAGCGGAGAGAGAATAGAAGAAGTACCGTTTCAGGAGAAGAGTTATAAATTTGATTTTACACAAACAGGAATTGATACAAATGCTTTTCCATTCAATATGTATCGGAAAATTGTAAATGAAATATGGCAGCCGCATAATAACGAACTTCTCTTTCTAGGACACCCTCAAGGAGAAGCGAGCTTAAGAGAAGAGATTACGAATTATTTGTATGAATCTAGAGGTGTACGTTGTTCAGCTAGTCAAATTGTATTAGGAGCGGGAACACAAATATTAGTGAAACTGTTGTTTCAATTGTTAAAGGGAAGCAATTATGCAGTTGAAAACCCAGGGTATCATAGAAAGATGGTTGTTTTTGAACAGGGAGAAGCAAGAGTCCAAATGTTATCTTTAGATAGAGATGGAATTTGTATTGCAGATTTAGAAAATAGCAATGCGAATGTTGTATTTGTTACACCTTCCCATCAGTTTCCGTATGGAATGATTATGCCTATTACGAGAAGGATGCAACTTTTACAATGGGCCAAGAAAAAAGAGAGCAGGTATATTATTGAAGATGATTATGATAGTGAATTTCGCTATTCTGGAAAGCCTATACCGGCGCTGCAAGGGTTAGATACAGAGGGGAAAGTTATTTATATGGGGACGCTATCTAAAGCATTATTACCATCGCTACGGATGAGCTATATGGTGTTGCCGAAGAAATTAATTAAAAAGTATCAACAGCAATATTTATTTTATACACAAAGTGTTTCAAGAATGGACCAAGAAGTGATTAGAAGATTTTTAAATGAAGGCTATTGGGAAAAACATATTCATAAAATGCGTGTCGTCTACCGAAAGAAGAGAGATCGACTTGTTTTTGAAATAGAGAAGTATTTCTCTAATCGTGTTGAAGTGATAGGAGAAGATTCAGGATTACACATTTTATTAAAAGTGCATAATGGAATGCGGGAAGAAGAATTAATTCAAGAAGCTGCGAAACATAGTATCAAAATATATCCTGTGTCTACGTACTATAAAGACGATACTGCACCTGAAAATGTAGTTTTACTTGGGTTTGCGATATTATCAGAGGAAGAAATTGCGAAAGCGATTCAATTATTACACACGGCATGGTTTACAAGAAAGTAA
- a CDS encoding GNAT family N-acetyltransferase yields MDIHVLTKDEAEIYLELRVEGLKQNPEAFSSSYEDIINKECAIEYKAQKLAQDENYTLGAFKDGKLIGVATLETKPYVKQEHKAKIGSVYVSPKARGLGAGKALIKECLELAKSLEVEQVMLDVVVGNDGAKKLYESLGFKTFGVQERSLKYNGQYWDEEHMVLFLDENK; encoded by the coding sequence TTGGATATCCATGTATTAACAAAAGACGAAGCAGAAATTTACTTAGAACTTCGCGTAGAAGGATTAAAGCAAAACCCTGAAGCATTCAGCTCTTCTTATGAAGATATTATTAATAAAGAGTGTGCGATTGAATATAAAGCACAAAAATTAGCACAAGATGAAAACTATACGCTAGGTGCATTTAAAGATGGAAAATTAATCGGGGTTGCAACACTGGAAACGAAACCATATGTAAAACAAGAACATAAAGCTAAAATCGGTTCTGTATATGTATCTCCAAAAGCGCGCGGACTTGGAGCAGGAAAAGCACTTATTAAAGAATGTCTTGAGCTTGCTAAATCTTTAGAAGTAGAACAAGTTATGCTTGATGTTGTTGTTGGCAACGATGGAGCGAAAAAACTTTATGAATCATTAGGTTTTAAAACATTCGGTGTACAAGAACGTTCATTAAAATATAACGGACAATATTGGGACGAAGAGCATATGGTCTTATTCTTAGATGAAAATAAATAA
- a CDS encoding HAMP domain-containing sensor histidine kinase, with amino-acid sequence MSKLSLKIGTYFLILALCIETIAFVSFYKSLSKMRIVEETDALLEKGNRYSKKIKSRERRDEYYKEMKHAEHNKNPKRPVYPEFDITNEAAHLVESESISNSDIAIIITDHNGKIISTSEPVTKDMQKQLTCKTETVPDGGLVVERNWKKSKFITTVSPLNTTKFQGKLYMLLKTSFLENMLLKLMNQFLIISVLTIILTTISVFVFSRVITEPLVKMKRATEKMSKLNKPIQLGIKRNDELGSLAKTIEDLSSELTYMKKERNEFLASVAHELLTPLTYMKGYAKVAKRDSLTKEEREEYLQIIEDETDSVTDLVQDLFMLVQLEQHQFVIKKQKVLLQPFLERMVEKTKTTLTNKQMQLHVYCKDDLEVCIDERRMEQVMLNLLHNAYQHSPENTAITIRVLMETDSFTISVQDEGEGIPEEDIPHIFDRFYRVDKSRTRATGGKGIGLAVAKEIVELHNGSILVTSQLGAGTNFIIELPFE; translated from the coding sequence ATGAGTAAACTTTCCCTTAAAATTGGGACATACTTTTTAATATTAGCTTTATGTATTGAAACAATTGCTTTCGTATCTTTTTATAAAAGCCTTTCAAAAATGCGTATTGTAGAGGAAACAGATGCTCTTTTAGAGAAAGGTAATCGCTATAGTAAAAAAATTAAAAGCCGCGAGAGACGGGATGAATATTATAAAGAAATGAAACACGCTGAACATAATAAAAATCCTAAACGTCCTGTGTACCCTGAGTTCGATATTACGAATGAGGCTGCACACTTAGTTGAATCGGAATCAATTTCTAACTCCGATATAGCTATCATTATTACTGACCATAATGGCAAAATTATTTCGACCTCAGAACCCGTAACAAAAGATATGCAAAAACAACTTACTTGTAAAACAGAAACTGTCCCAGACGGCGGATTGGTCGTTGAAAGGAACTGGAAAAAATCAAAGTTCATCACAACAGTAAGCCCACTTAACACAACAAAGTTTCAAGGAAAGCTATATATGTTATTAAAAACATCTTTCCTAGAAAATATGTTACTTAAACTCATGAACCAATTTCTTATCATTAGCGTTTTAACAATTATTTTAACAACAATTTCTGTCTTTGTTTTTTCACGCGTTATTACAGAACCACTTGTAAAAATGAAGAGAGCGACAGAAAAAATGTCAAAATTAAACAAGCCAATTCAATTAGGTATTAAACGAAATGATGAACTCGGAAGTTTAGCAAAAACAATTGAAGATTTATCGAGTGAACTTACGTATATGAAAAAAGAGCGCAATGAATTTCTCGCTAGTGTCGCTCATGAACTATTAACTCCATTGACCTATATGAAAGGTTATGCGAAGGTAGCAAAGAGAGACTCTTTAACAAAAGAGGAGCGAGAAGAATACTTACAAATTATTGAGGATGAAACGGATAGTGTAACCGATCTCGTCCAAGATTTATTTATGCTTGTACAATTAGAACAACACCAATTTGTTATAAAAAAACAAAAAGTGCTTCTTCAGCCATTTTTAGAACGAATGGTAGAAAAAACAAAAACAACATTAACAAATAAGCAAATGCAACTTCATGTATATTGCAAAGATGATTTAGAAGTTTGTATAGACGAAAGACGTATGGAACAAGTTATGTTAAATTTATTACACAACGCTTATCAACATTCGCCAGAAAACACAGCCATTACGATACGTGTACTCATGGAAACAGATTCTTTTACAATAAGTGTACAAGATGAAGGTGAAGGTATTCCTGAAGAAGATATCCCGCATATATTTGACCGTTTTTATCGTGTCGATAAATCTAGAACACGAGCTACAGGCGGAAAAGGTATCGGGCTAGCTGTTGCAAAGGAAATTGTAGAATTGCATAACGGTTCTATTCTAGTAACAAGCCAATTAGGAGCGGGAACAAACTTTATAATCGAGCTACCTTTTGAATAA
- a CDS encoding response regulator transcription factor: protein MVKILLVDDEERMLRLLDLFLSPRGYFCMKATSGLEALKLIEQKEFDIILLDVMMPSMDGWDTCYQIRQISNVPIIMLTARNQNYDMVKGLTMGADDYITKPFDEHVLVARIEAILRRTKKDGFVSFNGIEWDKTKHTVTVYDEKISLTPIEFSLLGLFLQNTNRAYSRDDLIEKIWGYETDIEYRTIDSHIRNIRDKLRKKGFPIEDYLETVYKVGYKWKSE, encoded by the coding sequence ATGGTAAAAATTTTATTAGTAGACGATGAAGAACGTATGTTACGATTATTAGATCTGTTCTTAAGCCCTCGCGGCTATTTTTGTATGAAAGCTACCTCTGGCCTTGAAGCACTAAAATTAATCGAACAAAAAGAATTCGATATTATTTTATTAGATGTTATGATGCCAAGTATGGATGGATGGGATACTTGCTATCAAATTCGTCAAATTTCCAACGTTCCTATCATTATGTTAACAGCTCGCAACCAAAACTACGATATGGTGAAAGGCCTCACGATGGGCGCAGATGATTATATTACAAAACCATTTGATGAGCATGTATTAGTCGCACGAATCGAGGCTATATTACGCCGTACAAAAAAAGATGGCTTTGTTAGTTTCAATGGTATTGAGTGGGATAAAACGAAACATACTGTCACAGTTTATGATGAAAAAATCTCATTAACTCCTATCGAATTTTCGTTACTCGGACTATTTTTACAAAATACAAACCGTGCTTATAGCCGAGATGATTTAATCGAAAAAATTTGGGGCTATGAAACAGATATCGAATATAGAACAATTGACTCACACATTCGTAATATCCGTGATAAACTACGCAAAAAAGGATTTCCGATTGAAGATTACCTAGAAACGGTCTATAAAGTCGGATATAAATGGAAAAGTGAATAA